One part of the Rutidosis leptorrhynchoides isolate AG116_Rl617_1_P2 chromosome 1, CSIRO_AGI_Rlap_v1, whole genome shotgun sequence genome encodes these proteins:
- the LOC139860446 gene encoding monothiol glutaredoxin-S4-like, whose translation MDRVKRMVSERPVVIFSKSSCILSHTIKSLFNDFGVNPTVYELDEISRGREIELALCGLGCSTVPAVFVGGELVGGANEIMSLQLKMGLKPMLIKAGALWV comes from the coding sequence ATGGATAGAGTGAAGAGAATGGTTTCTGAGAGGCCTGTGGTCATCTTCAGTAAGAGTTCTTGCATTTTGTCTCACACAATTAAGTCTCTTTTTAATGACTTTGGTGTCAACCCTACGGTTTACGAGCTCGATGAGATATCGAGAGGTCGAGAAATAGAGCTGGCGTTGTGTGGGCTCGGGTGTAGTACGGTTCCTGCTGTCTTCGTTGGTGGTGAATTGGTTGGCGGAGCTAATGAGATTATGAGTCTTCAACTCAAAATGGGCTTGAAGCCCATGCTCATCAAGGCTGGAGCTTTATGGGTTTGA